The stretch of DNA GGGTCCTGCTGGGAGCCCTGCTCATGGCCGCCAGCAGGCCGGCCGCCCGCCTGCTGTTCCATGACCCCTCCCTGCACCTGCCCATCCTGGCCCTGGCACCGGCTGTGGCGATGGTACCGGTGTCTGGGGTCTACCGGGCTTACCTGCAGGGCCGCCACTTCACCTATCCCACCGCCCGTGCCCGCCTCGTGGAAGCCCTCGCCCAGACGGCGTTCGGGCTCACGGTCCTGGCTCTGGCCGGGCCCCTGCCCCTGGTGGCCGCCACCACCATCCTGGCCTGCGCCGTCACCGCAGGGGAAGCGGCGGGGCTCCTCTCCGTGTACGCCTCCTTCCAGCGGGCGCACTCCCACCCGACCCTGACGCGGCGCCGGAATCCGCCGCGGGGGGCGGACACCGGGGAGCACCGCCGGGACGACGGGGCACCCCGGCTCCGGGAGGACCTGGGGACCATGGCCCGCTTCGCCTGGGCCTCCACCAGCGTAAGGCTGGTGGCCATGGCTTCCGGGGCCATCAGCGCCGCCATGATCCCCGCTCTGCTGCGGGCCGCCGGGCATCCTCCAGACCGGGCCCTGGCCCTGTACGGGCAGTTGGGGGGCATGGCGGGTCAGATCGCCTTCTTCCCGGCCACCCTGGTTTGG from Bacillota bacterium encodes:
- a CDS encoding polysaccharide biosynthesis C-terminal domain-containing protein, producing the protein VLLGALLMAASRPAARLLFHDPSLHLPILALAPAVAMVPVSGVYRAYLQGRHFTYPTARARLVEALAQTAFGLTVLALAGPLPLVAATTILACAVTAGEAAGLLSVYASFQRAHSHPTLTRRRNPPRGADTGEHRRDDGAPRLREDLGTMARFAWASTSVRLVAMASGAISAAMIPALLRAAGHPPDRALALYGQLGGMAGQIAFFPATLVWALTFNLTPGLSACRTRGDTRAAPRLVEESLYQAWMLALPAAVFTFLLAEPLCRSAFGTAEPALLLIILSTVAPLVTIDQVMTASLHGWYEPGLAFRNFALGEVINLGLTYLLVPRLGLPGAAVAIGIGTLIEALWDWLTLARLLGRRPSLRRPAARAGLPAGLSGVMAYLAYRVAGPALGNSPGTVLALVTGTLVVLAFLRPGHRTPGTPEA